In a genomic window of Cynocephalus volans isolate mCynVol1 chromosome 1, mCynVol1.pri, whole genome shotgun sequence:
- the SCAND1 gene encoding SCAN domain-containing protein 1 produces MAATESSLAASGNPVEAVPPEKQEGANPSSNPERNSAAASIPEASAPAPDPSSPNAAVPEATPTPPAAASAVQELPLGPAPLGSPPQAEDVPRSPPGSGGSRPGPETFRQRFRQFRYQDAAGPREAFRQLRELSRQWLRPDIRTKEQIVEMLVQEQLLAILPEAARARRLRRRTDVRITG; encoded by the coding sequence ATGGCGGCGACGGAGTCGAGCTTGGCGGCTAGTGGGAACCCCGTGGAGGCGGTGCCGCCGGAGAAACAGGAAGGAGCCAACCCAAGCTCAAATCCTGAGCGTAATTCTGCGGCCGCCTCGATTCCAGAGGCCTCAGCGCCTGCCCCCGACCCCTCCAGCCCCAACGCCGCAGTCCCCGAAGCGACTCCTACGCCCCCCGCGGCGGCCTCCGCGGTCCAGGAGCTGCCCCTCGGGCCTGCACCCCTGGGCTCTCCGCCTCAGGCCGAAGACGTTCCGCGGTCCCCCCCTGGCTCCGGGGGCTCCCGGCCTGGCCCCGAGACGTTCCGTCAGCGTTTCCGGCAGTTTCGGTACCAAGACGCGGCGGGCCCCCGTGAGGCGTTCCGGCAGCTGCGGGAGCTCTCCCGCCAGTGGCTGCGGCCCGACATCCGCACCAAGGAGCAGATCGTGGAGATGCTGGTGCAGGAGCAGCTACTCGCTATCCTGCCCGAGGCGGCACGGGCCCGGCGGCTCCGCCGCCGCACGGATGTGCGCATCACTGGCTGA